The following are encoded in a window of Myxocyprinus asiaticus isolate MX2 ecotype Aquarium Trade chromosome 17, UBuf_Myxa_2, whole genome shotgun sequence genomic DNA:
- the LOC127454697 gene encoding protein ZBED8: MVASFECALLIAQSKKPHTIGETLIKPACVKIAEIMCGTQVASKLKTVPLSNNTVKDRIDIMADDVENTLVEKLKMHPFSIQLDETFTVVDEAVLIAYVQYIEDAEIKQDNLLSTNLSTTTRGEDIFHSIDTYFTKQNIPYNNLVAWCTDGAASVMGKNKGYNAHVKEKAPHCLVFHCMIHHQAQASKHLSDELNEMLKTAVKIVNFIKAHPVNKRIFAELCEDEAHQTLLLHTEVRWLSRGQVTSYLADIFSLYNETNKRMQSAEANILECKEIIDSFVHKVEFRKNKLMKRYLQSFPSLLKQTEGNLPESLRKEFTRHMELLQEEMKSRLSDVDEHVAKCTWVMDPFTAKEEDVEYLEAEDELLDVKTNSLLKRFFTEHGYKRFWLVKGPDFAPKLVHHATTRLILPFATTYLSETAFSSLVTIKTKALNKLDLYNDFRLAVTKIMPAIQSLAQEMQAQDSH, encoded by the exons ATGGTTGCGTCCTTCGAGTGTGCTCTCCTTATTGCACAATCCAAAAAGCCGCACACTATCGGGGAAACTCTGATCAAACCCGCTTGTGTAAAAATTGCAGAAATAATGTGCGGGACACAGGTGGCTTCCAAACTTAAAACTGTACCTCTGTCCAATAATACAGTAAAAGACAGAATCGACATAATGGCAGATGATGTTGAGAACACGTTGGTTGAAAAGTTAAAGATGCACCCATTTTCTATCCAACTTGATGAAACTTTCACTGTGGTAGATGAAGCAGTACTCATTGCATATGTGCAGTACATTGAAGATGCCGAAATAAAGCAGGACAATCTTTTGTCTACTAATTTGTCAACAACGACACGAGGAGAAGATATTTTCCATTCGATTGATACGTACTTCACCAAGCAAAACATTCCCTATAATAATTTAGTCGCATGGTGCACAGATGGAGCTGCTTCAGTGATGGGGAAAAATAAGGGCTACAATGCGCATGTGAAGGAAAAGGCTCCTCACTGTCTTGTGTTTCACTGTATGATACACCATCAAGCCCAGGCCAGCAAACACCTCTCTGATGAGCTGAATGAAATGCTCAAGACAGCTGTAAAAATCGTCAACTTTATTAAAGCCCATCCGGTGAACAAACGAATCTTTGCGGAGCTCTGTGAAGATGAGGCACACCAGACACTCCTCCTTCATACCGAAGTGCGCTGGCTGTCAAGGGGCCAAGT AACATCATACCTGGCTGATATTTTCAGTCTATACAACGAAACAAACAAGCGCATGCAGAGCGCGGAGGCAAACATCCTGGAATGCAAGGAAATCATTGATTCATTTGTGCATAAAGTGGAATTCAGAAAGAATAAACTTATGAAAAGGTACCTACAAAGCTTTCCATCACTTCTCAAACAGACTGAGGGAAATTTACCTGAATCCTTGAGAAAAGAGTTCACACGTCACATGGAACTGCTACAGGAGGAGATGAAGTCACGACTCTCGGATGTTGATGAACATGTCGCCAAATGCACATGGGTAATGGATCCATTCACTGCAAAGGAGGAGGACGTGGAGTATTTAGAAGCGGAGGACGAGCTCTTGGATGTTAAGACAAATTCTCTTCTGAAGAGATTCTTTACCGAACACGGGTACAAACGGTTCTGGCTCGTGAAAGGACCCGACTTCGCGCCTAAGCTTGTGCACCATGCCACAACCAGACTCATCCTGCCGTTTGCCACAACATATCTGTCGGAGACTGCTTTTAGCTCTCTGGTAACCATCAAAACGAAGGCACTCAACAAGCTAGACTTGTACAATGACTTTCGTCTAGCTGTCACAAAAATCATGCCTGCTATCCAATCTCTAGCTCAAGAAATGCAGGCCCAGGACTCACATTAA